A single region of the Salicibibacter cibi genome encodes:
- a CDS encoding ribonuclease J, whose product MPKQEETNKVRVFALGGLGETGKNMYVVEVNDEIIVLDAGQMIPEDDMLGVDIVIADISYLVQNSDRVKGIILSHGHEDHCGALPYVLRKLQVPVYGTKLTLGLIEGELKAQHLLKKTDLKTVSSGDKVKIGNVKAEFFRVSHSIPDCVGVAIETPQGYVVYTGDFKFDQTPADHKFADVGRMTQYGKKGVLCLLSDSTNAEIPGTTPSEKATEPGIKAVFREAPGRVIVSTYASNIYRIQQVIDAAKETNRKVAVVGESMKKNIQISKRLGYLRIPKQLMVNVEELSKHRGEKIAILSTGSQGEPTSELHRMAKGTDRQLSIMPKDTVVISASPTPGKEKAIGRVVDFLYRVGAEVVHSDKNVNVSGHASQEELMLMLNLMKPRHFIPIQGEYRMQIAHEKLAKTAGVHPERIHLLQNGEVLQLEERNATKSTKVQAGNVLVDGLGIGDVGNIVLRDRRLLSKDGILVVVVTLSKKTNAFVSGPDIISRGFVYVRESEELLDEAKQKVAETLRECMDDNVNEWSSLKSNIRDVLSRYLFDKTKRRPMILPIIMEV is encoded by the coding sequence TTGCCGAAGCAAGAAGAGACAAATAAAGTACGTGTTTTTGCCTTGGGCGGACTCGGTGAAACAGGCAAAAATATGTATGTAGTGGAAGTGAACGATGAGATCATCGTTTTGGACGCGGGTCAGATGATCCCGGAAGATGATATGCTCGGCGTCGATATTGTCATTGCCGATATATCCTATCTCGTCCAAAATAGTGATCGTGTAAAAGGGATTATTCTCTCCCACGGGCACGAAGATCACTGCGGGGCTTTGCCTTATGTTTTACGAAAACTACAGGTGCCCGTATATGGAACAAAATTAACCCTCGGCTTGATTGAAGGGGAGTTGAAAGCCCAGCATTTGCTAAAGAAAACAGATTTAAAAACTGTTTCTTCGGGGGATAAAGTGAAAATCGGCAACGTGAAAGCTGAATTTTTCAGGGTCAGCCATAGCATCCCCGACTGTGTCGGCGTTGCTATTGAGACACCGCAAGGGTATGTCGTATACACCGGTGATTTTAAGTTTGACCAGACCCCTGCCGATCATAAATTTGCCGATGTCGGCAGAATGACACAATACGGAAAAAAAGGCGTTCTTTGTTTATTGTCCGATAGCACCAACGCGGAAATCCCCGGCACAACTCCTTCGGAAAAAGCAACGGAGCCGGGAATCAAGGCTGTGTTTCGCGAAGCGCCGGGCCGGGTTATCGTCAGTACTTATGCATCGAATATTTACCGTATTCAACAAGTCATTGATGCAGCCAAGGAAACGAACCGTAAAGTTGCGGTGGTCGGTGAATCGATGAAGAAAAATATTCAAATTTCCAAGCGACTTGGTTATTTGCGAATCCCCAAACAATTAATGGTCAACGTCGAAGAATTATCCAAGCATAGAGGGGAAAAGATCGCGATTCTTTCCACGGGAAGCCAAGGGGAGCCTACCTCCGAGTTGCATCGAATGGCGAAAGGAACCGACCGCCAGCTTTCGATTATGCCGAAGGATACCGTCGTGATTTCGGCAAGCCCGACCCCGGGAAAGGAAAAAGCAATCGGACGAGTCGTGGATTTTCTTTACAGAGTCGGAGCAGAAGTCGTTCACTCCGATAAAAATGTAAATGTATCCGGACACGCCAGCCAAGAAGAACTTATGCTCATGCTCAATCTCATGAAACCGCGCCATTTTATCCCGATTCAAGGGGAATACCGAATGCAAATCGCCCACGAAAAATTGGCGAAGACGGCCGGTGTCCATCCCGAACGAATCCATTTGCTGCAAAACGGTGAAGTGTTGCAGCTCGAAGAAAGAAATGCGACGAAAAGCACGAAAGTCCAAGCCGGAAATGTACTCGTCGACGGACTTGGCATCGGCGACGTGGGAAATATCGTATTGAGGGATCGACGCTTGTTGTCCAAGGATGGCATCCTTGTTGTCGTTGTCACATTGAGTAAAAAAACCAATGCCTTTGTTTCAGGTCCCGATATCATTTCCCGCGGGTTCGTTTATGTTCGTGAATCCGAAGAATTGTTGGATGAAGCCAAACAAAAAGTAGCCGAAACGTTGCGCGAGTGTATGGATGACAACGTAAACGAATGGTCCTCCCTCAAAAGCAATATTCGCGACGTGCTCAGCCGTTATCTTTTTGATAAAACGAAACGGAGACCGATGATTTTGCCGATTATAATGGAAGTATGA
- the dapG gene encoding aspartate kinase has product MKITVQKYGGTSVQSETLRQKAAGHVKSAVQSGYKVVVVVSAMGRMHDPYATDTLLSLIPEGGNALPKRERDMLQSTGEVISSVVFANLLITEGLKASALTGKQAGFRTTEEFGSARITEMDTRHLLKRLEEVDVVVVAGFQGESASGETTTLGRGGSDTSATALGAALQAEFVDIFTDVDGIMTADPRIVGDARPMKTLTYTEVSNLAHQGAKVIHPRAVEIAMHAKVPIRIRSLASDSNGGTLVSSAQTHAPGSDIRESLITGITYVRGITQVIVSKQQEDMQAASIIFEHMAAEGISVDFINIDPTSVVFTVPGRKSQLVEQKLHALNYSAKLLQGCAKVSAVGAGMTGVPGVLSRIASALYETGIDILQATDSHTTIWVLVREAEMNGAINALHGVFNLADSQNHERRTSE; this is encoded by the coding sequence ATGAAAATTACCGTGCAAAAATATGGCGGAACGTCTGTCCAATCAGAGACGTTACGCCAAAAAGCTGCCGGCCACGTCAAAAGCGCGGTGCAGTCCGGGTACAAAGTCGTCGTGGTCGTCTCCGCAATGGGACGCATGCATGATCCCTATGCCACGGATACGTTGTTAAGCTTAATTCCCGAAGGTGGAAACGCGCTGCCAAAACGCGAACGTGACATGTTGCAATCCACCGGAGAAGTGATTTCTTCCGTTGTGTTTGCGAACCTTTTGATTACGGAAGGCTTGAAGGCATCGGCGCTTACCGGCAAACAGGCCGGCTTTCGCACGACGGAAGAGTTCGGCAGCGCGCGTATTACGGAAATGGATACGCGGCATTTGCTCAAGCGCTTGGAAGAGGTGGATGTCGTTGTCGTTGCCGGTTTTCAGGGAGAATCGGCAAGCGGGGAAACGACAACACTGGGGCGTGGCGGGAGTGATACTTCCGCAACCGCACTCGGTGCAGCTTTGCAGGCGGAATTTGTGGATATTTTCACCGACGTCGACGGCATTATGACCGCCGACCCGAGAATCGTAGGGGATGCGCGGCCAATGAAGACGTTGACGTATACGGAAGTCTCCAATTTGGCGCATCAAGGCGCGAAGGTGATCCATCCAAGAGCAGTGGAAATCGCCATGCACGCAAAAGTGCCGATTCGTATTCGTTCGCTCGCCTCTGATTCCAACGGCGGCACCCTTGTTTCCTCCGCTCAAACCCATGCGCCGGGCAGTGATATTCGGGAAAGCCTCATCACCGGTATCACGTATGTGCGCGGGATTACGCAAGTGATTGTGTCAAAACAGCAGGAGGATATGCAAGCGGCTTCGATCATTTTTGAGCACATGGCAGCGGAAGGGATCAGTGTCGATTTTATCAATATTGATCCAACGTCGGTGGTATTTACCGTACCGGGAAGGAAAAGTCAACTCGTGGAACAAAAGCTCCATGCGTTGAACTATTCCGCGAAATTATTGCAAGGGTGCGCTAAGGTTTCAGCAGTCGGAGCCGGAATGACCGGCGTTCCCGGAGTCTTGTCACGGATTGCAAGTGCGCTCTATGAAACGGGGATTGATATTTTGCAAGCAACGGATTCCCATACGACCATTTGGGTGCTCGTTCGTGAAGCAGAGATGAACGGCGCCATTAATGCACTTCATGGCGTGTTTAACTTAGCAGATAGCCAGAACCATGAACGACGGACTTCTGAATAA